One genomic window of Rhizomicrobium sp. includes the following:
- a CDS encoding type II secretion system protein encodes MIGSARRARPKASTTIGPEVGFTLIEMIVSLAILSIALGVLLAAFSQDLDRQQLSRKQTEARLFATALLDESTSAGAENPIAKQGVAGDGLSWSLGVAPYGSDADRKAWRFAPAQVTATVQWRMNGRAYGLSLRTLRPIAADGAR; translated from the coding sequence ATGATCGGGTCGGCTCGGCGCGCGCGCCCGAAGGCTTCGACCACGATCGGTCCAGAGGTGGGATTCACGCTGATCGAGATGATCGTGTCGCTGGCGATACTGAGCATCGCGCTGGGCGTACTGCTCGCCGCGTTCTCGCAGGACCTTGACCGGCAACAATTGAGCCGCAAGCAGACCGAGGCGCGGCTATTCGCGACCGCGCTGCTCGATGAGAGCACTTCGGCCGGCGCGGAGAACCCCATCGCGAAGCAAGGGGTCGCCGGCGACGGCCTGTCCTGGAGCCTGGGGGTCGCACCTTATGGCAGCGACGCCGACCGAAAAGCGTGGCGCTTTGCGCCGGCACAGGTCACGGCGACCGTGCAGTGGCGGATGAACGGCCGGGCGTACGGCCTGTCGCTGCGAACGCTGCGGCCGATCGCGGCGGATGGCGCACGATGA
- a CDS encoding prepilin-type N-terminal cleavage/methylation domain-containing protein, producing MADERPGVRPVAANAAADRGGWRTMMSTSNREIGFTLVELLVAMTLLGFLTVLLFGGLRFGTRVWERTQQSYVDEKVLQSISRFLLSNIAQAYPLPLHDDAGHARIDFDGRVHALSWLSAARTANGGMTRLRLYARGGVTEVDVATSDELAPAAAATIDRLSGVAALDIQYFGRRAEDKAPRWGGDWYDQAWLPELVRIRLRFRDPAIAPRDIAVAPRLAGDAGCVLDALTNACRGGR from the coding sequence GTGGCGGATGAACGGCCGGGCGTACGGCCTGTCGCTGCGAACGCTGCGGCCGATCGCGGCGGATGGCGCACGATGATGTCGACGTCGAACCGGGAGATCGGATTTACACTTGTCGAATTGCTCGTGGCGATGACCCTGTTGGGCTTCCTGACGGTTCTTCTGTTCGGCGGCCTGCGTTTCGGAACGCGAGTCTGGGAGCGGACGCAGCAATCCTATGTCGACGAAAAGGTGCTTCAGTCCATCTCCCGGTTTCTCCTGTCGAATATCGCACAAGCCTATCCGTTGCCGCTTCACGACGATGCGGGACACGCGCGCATCGATTTCGACGGACGCGTTCACGCGCTGTCATGGCTGTCGGCGGCGCGGACCGCAAACGGCGGAATGACACGACTTCGACTTTACGCCCGCGGCGGCGTGACAGAGGTCGACGTCGCGACCAGCGATGAGCTCGCCCCTGCTGCGGCGGCAACCATCGACAGGCTCTCCGGCGTCGCCGCGCTCGATATCCAATATTTCGGCCGCCGCGCGGAGGACAAGGCGCCGCGCTGGGGTGGCGACTGGTACGACCAGGCCTGGCTGCCGGAACTGGTCCGCATCCGCCTGCGTTTTCGCGATCCGGCGATCGCGCCGCGCGACATTGCCGTGGCGCCGCGGCTGGCAGGCGACGCCGGCTGCGTACTAGACGCGCTGACCAACGCCTGTCGGGGGGGCCGATGA
- a CDS encoding PilN domain-containing protein, translating into MTIEPVLPKAEGWREAARIVLRNWRDEIAALARDWRDRPCATGRDLLWLTVAQREIVARYGAHELGRFENSVSGADALEVHLKNIGARGDVPSDVILHFEEAAVLRAQTHLPRAARRALRGALGFELDRLSPIPAMELYFDFTAGRTADGANRINLASRAIRRRAVDQAVAFVHQAGFEVAGIALGQDAALADWRHFPVDRPAWLRGRWKQWGSVVLATVAGLLMLAILLAVSARSAQQADALDERIADAELRAAGVARLERAMTAIREQTAAVAARKSRPSLVNLLAALSDTLPDGTWLTDIQFDGGKLHIQGYSHAAAELIGKLDRSGRFTNAQFAAPLVRNDSDGTDRFDLTVKAMGAP; encoded by the coding sequence ATGACGATCGAGCCCGTGCTCCCCAAGGCCGAGGGCTGGCGCGAAGCCGCCCGCATTGTGCTGCGGAACTGGCGCGACGAGATCGCGGCTCTGGCGCGCGATTGGCGAGACCGCCCATGCGCGACCGGGCGCGACCTGCTTTGGCTGACCGTCGCCCAGCGCGAGATCGTCGCGCGATACGGAGCGCATGAACTCGGCCGTTTCGAGAACAGCGTCTCCGGCGCCGACGCTCTGGAGGTGCACCTAAAGAACATCGGGGCGCGGGGCGACGTTCCGTCCGATGTTATCCTTCACTTCGAAGAAGCGGCGGTCCTGCGCGCGCAGACGCACCTGCCGCGCGCCGCGCGCCGCGCCCTGCGCGGCGCGCTCGGCTTCGAGCTCGACCGCTTGAGCCCGATACCGGCGATGGAGCTCTACTTCGATTTCACAGCGGGAAGAACGGCCGACGGCGCGAACCGGATAAACCTGGCATCGCGCGCGATACGCCGGCGCGCCGTCGACCAGGCCGTCGCTTTCGTGCATCAGGCCGGCTTCGAGGTCGCGGGCATCGCGCTCGGTCAGGACGCAGCGCTCGCCGATTGGCGTCACTTTCCGGTCGATCGTCCCGCCTGGCTGCGCGGACGGTGGAAGCAATGGGGAAGCGTGGTGCTGGCGACGGTTGCGGGACTGCTAATGCTGGCCATCCTTCTCGCCGTCTCGGCGCGCTCAGCGCAGCAGGCCGACGCCCTGGACGAACGCATCGCCGACGCCGAACTGCGCGCGGCCGGCGTCGCGCGGCTCGAGCGCGCCATGACGGCAATCCGAGAGCAGACCGCCGCCGTTGCGGCCCGCAAATCGCGACCCTCGCTGGTCAACCTTCTCGCGGCGCTGAGCGATACGCTGCCCGACGGCACCTGGTTGACCGACATCCAGTTCGACGGCGGCAAGCTGCACATCCAGGGCTATTCGCACGCGGCCGCCGAATTGATCGGCAAGCTCGACCGTTCCGGCCGCTTCACGAACGCGCAGTTCGCCGCGCCGCTGGTCCGCAACGATTCCGACGGGACGGACCGGTTCGATCTGACCGTCAAGGCGATGGGCGCGCCATGA
- the gspM gene encoding type II secretion system protein GspM, with amino-acid sequence MTVPAILLGRNAALAVVGAGLAVVLGLALWTFSAALVPGDETEALQHLAALQAEASALPQVERAVVALRGQAKAQPGLLQGDSDALALSALQGELKSMIEANGGEVRSSFALPPAPENGLAALSIQYDVTLPVTKLRGLLYAIESHLPYLFLSSVDIAAPQTWPSDPRAPEPRIEARWTVSAYRRSDPK; translated from the coding sequence ATGACGGTCCCAGCGATCCTTTTGGGCCGCAACGCCGCGCTCGCCGTGGTCGGCGCCGGTCTTGCCGTCGTGCTCGGCTTGGCACTTTGGACGTTCTCGGCGGCGCTTGTCCCCGGCGACGAGACTGAAGCCCTCCAGCATCTGGCCGCGCTCCAGGCGGAGGCATCCGCATTGCCTCAGGTTGAACGCGCCGTCGTGGCGCTGCGCGGCCAAGCCAAGGCGCAGCCCGGATTGCTCCAAGGCGACAGCGACGCGCTGGCGCTTTCTGCGCTGCAAGGCGAACTCAAATCGATGATCGAAGCGAATGGCGGAGAGGTGCGCAGTTCCTTCGCTTTGCCCCCGGCCCCGGAGAACGGATTGGCCGCCCTGTCGATCCAATACGATGTGACGCTGCCGGTCACCAAGCTGCGCGGGCTCCTCTATGCCATCGAGAGCCACTTGCCCTATCTGTTCCTCTCGTCCGTCGACATCGCCGCACCTCAAACCTGGCCGAGCGATCCCAGGGCGCCGGAGCCGCGGATAGAGGCGCGTTGGACGGTATCGGCCTATCGCCGGAGCGATCCGAAATGA
- a CDS encoding type II secretion system F family protein: protein MALYRYKAIAGSGAIVTGMGEAHSAALLAEQLRAQGHYPVSASEVGASSLASRLMGILRRKGRPPRRVLTTATQELASLVGAGLELDRALGTLSDLADVASLHASFEKARQSVRGGTSFSEAMEKDAAFPPLYVNMVRAGEMGGTLSTTLQRLADYLERAQTLRDAVVSALVYPAILLATAGASIVIILTFVLPEFEPLFAESGRALPWPTRAIMGTSATVRTYWWLFAPVLAAGIAGARAALRRPHLRLKLDRALLRLPLVGDLLRAMEIERFCRTLGTLAGNGVALPLALKLSSGVLWNGELRAAVDGAAKGLREGESLSRHLASSGSFPPLTLDLIQIGEETGKLDEMLLRQADLDGQRIRHRLDRLLALLVPVLTILLGFVVAGLIASMLVAILSVNDLALQ, encoded by the coding sequence ATGGCCCTCTATCGCTACAAGGCGATCGCCGGTTCCGGCGCGATCGTGACGGGGATGGGCGAGGCACACAGCGCGGCGCTCCTGGCCGAACAGTTGCGCGCGCAAGGTCACTACCCGGTCTCAGCATCGGAGGTCGGCGCGTCTTCCTTGGCAAGCCGGTTGATGGGCATCCTTCGTCGGAAGGGCCGGCCGCCGCGACGCGTCCTTACGACGGCGACGCAGGAACTGGCTTCGCTGGTGGGCGCCGGACTGGAGCTCGATCGCGCCTTGGGCACACTGAGCGACCTCGCCGATGTCGCTTCACTGCATGCGTCCTTCGAAAAGGCACGCCAATCCGTTCGGGGCGGCACGAGCTTCAGCGAGGCGATGGAGAAGGATGCCGCTTTTCCGCCGCTCTATGTCAACATGGTCCGTGCCGGCGAGATGGGCGGCACGCTTTCCACCACGCTGCAGCGGCTTGCCGACTATCTCGAACGCGCACAGACTTTGCGCGACGCCGTCGTGTCGGCCCTCGTCTATCCTGCAATCCTGCTGGCGACGGCCGGTGCCTCGATCGTCATCATTCTTACGTTTGTTCTCCCCGAATTCGAGCCGCTCTTCGCGGAGTCCGGGCGTGCCCTGCCCTGGCCGACGCGCGCCATCATGGGAACAAGCGCGACCGTGCGGACGTATTGGTGGCTGTTCGCGCCGGTGCTGGCGGCCGGCATTGCCGGTGCGCGCGCCGCGTTGCGCCGTCCTCACTTGCGGCTAAAGCTGGATCGCGCGTTGCTGCGACTGCCGCTGGTCGGCGATTTGCTGCGCGCGATGGAGATCGAACGCTTCTGCCGCACGCTGGGCACGCTTGCCGGCAACGGCGTCGCGCTCCCGCTCGCCCTGAAACTCTCGAGCGGCGTTCTTTGGAACGGCGAATTGCGCGCGGCGGTCGACGGCGCGGCGAAGGGCCTGCGCGAGGGCGAGAGCCTGTCCCGGCACCTGGCAAGCAGCGGATCGTTTCCGCCGCTGACGCTGGATTTGATTCAGATCGGCGAAGAGACCGGCAAGCTTGACGAGATGCTGCTGCGGCAAGCCGACCTCGATGGACAGCGCATCCGCCACAGGCTCGACAGGCTTCTCGCGCTGCTGGTACCGGTGCTTACGATATTGCTTGGCTTCGTGGTCGCCGGGTTGATCGCTTCGATGCTCGTTGCAATTCTTAGCGTCAACGATTTGGCGCTGCAATGA